The Paenibacillus sp. FSL R7-0204 genome includes a region encoding these proteins:
- a CDS encoding efflux RND transporter periplasmic adaptor subunit — translation MNVKKTLGLSAAVIVTAGIVVYSLWPDKNTQDSPPAAQTTVVTKGDISLTVKGSGTVKATNTTIVYARDTGNVAKVLVKENEQVKKGQILLTYEGANVASNLRIQQNTLKQSQNDLLEKQDQYKKLIMDGAALTDVDAAKLAIERTKDTITATLTELAALKKDHIPPASLTAPMDGTVTKISSSSGGMVTKGAEVFSITDYKHLSATIKIDELDIPKIKPGMSAAIKMDALPAKAYPAKVTRIADEGTVTNGVSVFEVTLLLTDSTGARAGMSAQGVVTIEEKNHVLLLPVESVTQKDKKYYVQVQDSVPEQTPSPKGSSATGSPAIPPPVQLKPVTVGVHDESRIEIVSGLREGEQVIVPTIIAASTPAPAAPGLFDMGGGGGDEGGFDNSGGGGSGVGGPQ, via the coding sequence ATGAACGTCAAAAAAACCTTAGGTCTGTCAGCCGCAGTCATTGTCACTGCTGGAATTGTTGTGTATAGCTTATGGCCGGATAAGAACACACAGGACAGCCCTCCTGCTGCTCAGACTACTGTAGTGACCAAGGGGGATATATCTCTAACCGTCAAAGGCTCCGGCACCGTGAAGGCCACGAATACTACGATCGTATATGCCAGGGACACAGGAAATGTAGCCAAGGTTCTCGTTAAGGAGAATGAACAAGTCAAGAAGGGTCAGATCCTGCTGACTTATGAGGGAGCCAATGTAGCCAGTAACTTAAGAATCCAGCAGAATACGCTCAAGCAATCGCAGAATGACCTGCTGGAGAAACAAGACCAGTACAAGAAGCTAATCATGGACGGTGCTGCTTTAACCGATGTTGATGCGGCAAAGCTGGCCATCGAGAGAACCAAGGATACCATTACAGCCACATTGACCGAGCTTGCAGCACTCAAGAAGGATCATATCCCGCCCGCTTCCCTGACAGCGCCGATGGATGGAACGGTTACCAAGATCAGCAGCTCCTCAGGCGGGATGGTGACGAAAGGAGCCGAGGTCTTCTCCATAACGGACTACAAACATCTGAGCGCTACGATTAAAATTGACGAGCTGGACATCCCCAAGATTAAGCCAGGTATGTCCGCAGCCATTAAAATGGATGCCCTGCCCGCTAAGGCCTATCCGGCCAAGGTCACGCGGATTGCGGATGAAGGAACGGTGACTAATGGCGTCTCCGTCTTTGAAGTGACCCTTCTGCTCACGGACTCCACCGGAGCCAGAGCCGGTATGTCAGCACAAGGAGTCGTTACTATTGAAGAGAAGAACCACGTTCTGCTGCTTCCCGTCGAGTCTGTGACCCAAAAGGATAAAAAGTATTATGTTCAAGTGCAGGACTCTGTGCCGGAGCAGACTCCCTCGCCCAAGGGCAGCTCCGCCACAGGAAGCCCTGCCATACCTCCGCCCGTTCAGCTGAAGCCTGTCACTGTAGGTGTGCATGATGAGAGCCGGATCGAAATCGTCAGTGGTCTGCGCGAAGGGGAACAGGTCATTGTCCCGACCATTATTGCTGCCAGTACGCCTGCTCCCGCAGCTCCGGGTCTGTTCGATATGGGTGGCGGTGGCGGTGACGAGGGCGGCTTCGACAACAGCGGCGGCGGTGGCAGCGGCGTAGGAGGGCCACAATGA
- a CDS encoding ABC transporter ATP-binding protein, with protein sequence MNTEPLIRIEHMVHGYMMAKEQMTVLKDLSFEIHHGEFVAIIGPSGSGKSTLMNMIGCLDIPNEGSYSLDGQDVRRLSDNRLARIRNEKIGFIFQNFNLLPKLSAVQNVELPLVYRGLSQRERRTLAVAALEKVGLQERMHHRPSELSGGQQQRVAIARALAGNPPILLADEPTGALDSKTGEEVMHMIKRLNEQGHTIIVITHDLGIAEQAKRVIRIQDGHLVEDRRNDQ encoded by the coding sequence ATGAACACAGAGCCCCTGATAAGGATTGAGCATATGGTCCACGGATACATGATGGCCAAGGAACAGATGACGGTACTGAAGGATCTATCTTTTGAGATCCACCATGGCGAATTCGTTGCCATTATCGGCCCGTCCGGATCTGGAAAATCCACCTTGATGAACATGATCGGCTGCCTGGATATCCCGAATGAAGGGAGCTATTCTCTGGATGGACAGGATGTCCGCAGATTATCCGATAACCGGCTGGCCCGGATCCGCAATGAGAAAATAGGCTTTATCTTCCAGAATTTCAACCTGCTCCCTAAGTTATCCGCTGTCCAGAATGTGGAACTGCCCTTAGTCTACCGGGGCTTGTCACAACGGGAGCGTAGAACGCTGGCCGTTGCCGCCCTGGAGAAGGTCGGCCTGCAAGAGCGGATGCACCACCGTCCGAGCGAGCTGTCCGGGGGTCAGCAGCAGCGGGTTGCCATCGCCAGAGCACTTGCCGGCAATCCTCCCATTCTACTGGCAGATGAGCCTACCGGCGCACTCGATTCCAAGACCGGAGAAGAGGTCATGCACATGATCAAAAGACTGAATGAACAGGGACATACCATTATTGTCATCACACATGACCTGGGCATTGCGGAACAAGCGAAGCGGGTCATCCGGATTCAGGATGGCCACCTGGTTGAAGATCGGAGAAATGACCAATGA
- a CDS encoding response regulator transcription factor — protein MTKVLIIEDDSAIAAIERDYLEINDFTVEVAEDGITGLELALAGQFQLILLDLMLPGEDGFSVCRKLRSQLDIPILMVTAKQEDIDKIRGLGLGADDYIVKPFSPGELVARVKSNLAQYARLKGMSGNSTESRIESGPFIIHTLSHRAYLHGQELELKKKEFDLLHFLIVNADIVFSRDSLYERIWGFDAMGDNATVAVHINRLRDKIEQDPGNPRYIQTVWGAGYRFQV, from the coding sequence ATGACCAAAGTATTAATCATTGAAGATGATAGTGCAATTGCAGCGATCGAGCGGGATTACCTGGAAATTAATGATTTCACGGTGGAGGTTGCCGAGGATGGCATCACCGGGCTTGAGTTGGCGCTTGCAGGACAATTCCAGCTTATTCTGCTCGATCTGATGCTGCCTGGGGAAGACGGCTTCTCGGTGTGCCGCAAGCTGCGGAGCCAGCTCGATATTCCTATCCTTATGGTCACGGCCAAGCAGGAGGACATCGACAAGATCCGAGGCTTGGGGCTTGGGGCCGATGATTATATCGTCAAGCCGTTTTCACCAGGTGAACTAGTGGCCCGGGTCAAATCCAATCTGGCTCAGTATGCTCGACTTAAGGGCATGAGCGGTAACAGCACAGAGAGCCGGATCGAGAGTGGTCCGTTCATCATTCATACCTTATCGCACAGAGCCTATCTGCACGGCCAGGAGCTGGAGCTGAAGAAGAAGGAATTCGACCTGCTGCACTTCCTGATTGTCAATGCGGACATCGTCTTCAGCCGGGATTCCCTGTACGAACGGATCTGGGGCTTCGATGCCATGGGCGATAACGCTACCGTAGCTGTCCATATCAACAGGCTGCGCGACAAGATCGAGCAGGACCCCGGCAACCCGCGATATATCCAGACTGTGTGGGGAGCGGGATATCGTTTTCAGGTGTGA
- a CDS encoding ABC transporter permease — MILAQSIRMAVMSIVGNKVRSFLTMLGIVIGVSSVILLVSVGQGVTGQITSQFSDLGTNQLTVIITGRGAVTSLTAEEVAAFSRVPGVDQVSPTISSNVTAKYRNVHTNVSLEGITASYEKVQNFHVQSGRFLLDIDNEYRQKAALIGTETAKKLFGADNPVGREIQLNGTSFQIVGLLQAKGTSLSGSNDKKILIPLSTSERLLQSKGIQTFTVTALSDKDVASVKTAIGQILDRKFLRAKDAYSVFDSKQMLDTLKKTSGTLSLALAGIAGISLFVGGIGIMNIMIISVNERTREIGIRKAIGAKKIDILLQFIIESMVLSTMGGILGIGAGLGLTWLVGQLTALQVGYAWNMVNISFLFSLFIGVFFGILPASKAARLRPIQALRTD; from the coding sequence ATGATTCTTGCTCAGAGTATCCGAATGGCGGTAATGAGTATCGTCGGCAATAAAGTGCGTTCCTTCCTCACCATGCTGGGCATTGTCATTGGAGTATCCTCGGTCATCCTGCTGGTCTCGGTGGGGCAGGGAGTTACGGGTCAGATCACCAGCCAATTCAGTGACCTTGGCACGAATCAGCTGACGGTCATTATTACCGGACGGGGGGCGGTCACTTCCCTCACGGCAGAGGAGGTTGCCGCATTTAGCCGGGTTCCCGGGGTGGATCAGGTTTCACCTACCATCAGCAGCAATGTAACCGCCAAATATCGAAACGTTCATACTAATGTCTCACTTGAAGGCATCACCGCAAGCTATGAGAAGGTACAGAACTTTCATGTGCAGTCCGGCCGCTTCCTGCTCGATATCGACAATGAATACCGGCAGAAGGCTGCCCTGATCGGAACCGAAACGGCGAAGAAGCTGTTTGGCGCCGACAACCCGGTGGGCCGTGAGATCCAGCTGAACGGTACCTCCTTCCAGATTGTAGGCTTGCTCCAGGCGAAGGGAACCTCACTCAGCGGATCAAACGATAAGAAGATTCTCATCCCCTTATCCACCTCCGAGCGGCTGCTTCAGAGCAAGGGAATTCAGACTTTTACCGTCACTGCCTTGAGCGACAAGGATGTAGCGTCTGTGAAGACAGCTATCGGACAGATTTTGGACCGCAAGTTCCTCCGTGCCAAGGATGCCTACAGTGTGTTCGATTCCAAACAGATGCTGGATACGCTGAAGAAAACCTCTGGCACCCTGTCCCTTGCCCTAGCTGGAATCGCCGGAATCTCGCTCTTCGTTGGCGGAATCGGCATTATGAACATTATGATAATTTCAGTGAACGAACGTACCCGGGAGATCGGCATACGCAAAGCCATCGGCGCCAAAAAAATAGATATTCTGCTGCAATTCATCATTGAGTCGATGGTGCTCAGCACGATGGGCGGAATCCTCGGAATCGGAGCGGGATTAGGCCTAACCTGGCTGGTCGGCCAGTTGACTGCCCTTCAGGTTGGCTATGCCTGGAACATGGTGAACATTTCATTCCTCTTCTCGCTCTTTATCGGTGTGTTCTTCGGTATCCTGCCCGCCAGCAAAGCGGCGAGACTCCGGCCGATTCAAGCTCTGCGTACCGATTAG
- a CDS encoding YfbR-like 5'-deoxynucleotidase: protein MGIHKYFRSLNELERIIRCPGKFKFEEHSVAAHSWKVVQYAKTLADIEEKHGAVIDWKKLYEITSSHDYGEIFIGDIKTPVKHSSLQLRSLIQQVEEGMIDNFIKEHIPDEFKSIFYQQLREGKDESLEGLILEVADKMDQVYEAFAELQRGNTEKEFVVMYRNALIKIKHIDLKCVDYFLAEILPDMVNEETLSPIDIRQITEEALAL, encoded by the coding sequence ATGGGGATTCACAAGTATTTTCGCTCACTGAATGAGCTGGAGCGCATTATCCGCTGTCCGGGCAAATTCAAATTCGAGGAGCATAGCGTTGCGGCCCATTCCTGGAAGGTCGTGCAATACGCGAAGACGCTGGCAGATATTGAAGAGAAGCACGGTGCGGTGATCGACTGGAAGAAGCTGTACGAGATCACGAGCAGCCATGATTACGGAGAGATTTTTATCGGGGATATCAAAACGCCGGTGAAGCACTCCTCGCTCCAGCTCAGATCATTGATCCAGCAGGTGGAGGAGGGCATGATCGACAACTTCATCAAGGAGCATATTCCGGATGAATTCAAAAGCATCTTCTACCAGCAGCTGCGCGAGGGTAAGGATGAGTCGCTGGAGGGACTGATTCTGGAGGTTGCGGATAAGATGGATCAGGTGTATGAGGCCTTCGCCGAGCTGCAAAGAGGGAACACGGAGAAGGAATTTGTAGTGATGTACCGTAATGCGCTGATCAAGATCAAGCATATTGACCTCAAGTGCGTAGATTACTTTCTGGCAGAGATTCTGCCGGACATGGTGAACGAGGAGACGCTGTCTCCGATTGATATTAGGCAGATTACGGAAGAGGCGCTGGCTCTGTAG
- a CDS encoding protein phosphatase 2C domain-containing protein has translation MEHEVHTFSWVGSGERYLNHPVTCTLNRMVVGRYGGNTAAGADKNEDGVYVLSKPGGDWEFAMLLDAHNTAESAELLIRTINSERGEIIRLLALPVQQAFREMEAFLLAIFQSEAFLSQCRQVTGETACLICVRMENYLWWFSVGDNSLYLLHPELAARGQYALGQRNYYEWIGFVNTFAQSVACYSSGIRELRQGRNIIVMTTDGLLEVGARLLEDPRRLYEAFTGREDLEKCVAEVLTSVHEQRGRDSATVVAWSYENGRAGAMPSD, from the coding sequence ATGGAGCATGAAGTACATACGTTCAGCTGGGTGGGCAGCGGGGAGAGGTATCTGAATCATCCGGTAACATGCACACTGAACAGGATGGTTGTTGGCCGGTACGGCGGGAACACTGCGGCAGGTGCCGACAAGAATGAGGATGGGGTCTATGTATTAAGCAAGCCGGGCGGGGACTGGGAGTTCGCAATGCTCCTGGATGCGCACAATACGGCGGAAAGTGCCGAATTGCTGATCCGTACAATCAACAGTGAGAGAGGTGAAATCATCAGGCTGCTGGCGCTGCCGGTTCAGCAGGCGTTCCGGGAAATGGAGGCTTTTCTGCTGGCGATTTTCCAGTCTGAGGCATTTCTCAGCCAGTGTAGGCAGGTAACGGGAGAGACGGCATGTCTGATCTGTGTCCGGATGGAGAATTATCTCTGGTGGTTCTCGGTGGGAGATAATTCGCTCTATCTGCTGCATCCAGAGCTGGCGGCCCGCGGACAATATGCGCTAGGACAGCGCAACTACTACGAATGGATCGGCTTCGTCAACACCTTCGCCCAGTCCGTTGCCTGTTACTCGTCAGGCATCCGCGAGCTGCGGCAGGGCCGCAACATCATCGTGATGACCACAGACGGTCTGCTGGAGGTGGGAGCAAGACTGCTGGAAGACCCGCGTAGGCTGTATGAAGCTTTTACGGGCAGAGAGGATCTGGAGAAATGTGTGGCCGAAGTATTGACAAGTGTACATGAACAGCGTGGGCGGGACAGCGCAACGGTGGTGGCCTGGAGCTATGAGAATGGGCGGGCAGGCGCGATGCCTAGCGATTAG
- a CDS encoding sensor histidine kinase, with the protein MTIKRRLFISNILMIVIPVCISLFIAFVSVSLLFKVSKHDKQGPFYTGYDDLVQLSAELLRNGEKQKQDELRRQIEEILKPEDMSLAVYDSAARLISFNFKETPETEQLLQIVSAMDGQGFASTSNKEVFAEQIRVKGRAYTVSIIGTASDYTDGQVTPAMVTFLILITLGIISAVFITNQFLTRFVFKRIKQPLDTLADGVHQIRDGNLDVRIHYGNKDEFAPVCEDFNDMAIRLKESQRLIQRQEESRKELLAGISHDLRSPLTSVRAYSEGLLDGVATTPESQKKYITMIKTKAEDIDRMVGKIFLFSKMDLGDYPYEPEVLEVNQELLSLIKVTAEEYREKGLDVAIAALAADVYIYADPAQLSSIVFNILENSWKYKLEERVQVSIRTEVQGSDVFIYLEDNGPGVPENALDKLFDVFYRSDPSRNNPTKGSGLGLAITAKAVSRMGGSIQAQPSPAGGLCIIITLPVLDKGDLL; encoded by the coding sequence ATGACCATTAAGCGGCGCTTATTCATCTCTAATATCCTGATGATTGTGATCCCCGTATGTATTTCCTTGTTCATTGCTTTTGTTAGTGTGTCCCTCCTGTTCAAGGTATCAAAGCATGATAAGCAGGGCCCGTTCTATACCGGATACGATGATCTGGTTCAGTTGTCTGCCGAGCTGCTGAGGAACGGTGAGAAGCAGAAGCAGGATGAACTCCGCCGCCAGATCGAAGAGATATTGAAGCCGGAGGACATGAGTCTGGCCGTTTACGATTCTGCGGCAAGGCTGATCAGCTTCAATTTTAAAGAGACCCCGGAGACAGAGCAGCTGCTGCAGATCGTCAGCGCCATGGATGGACAAGGGTTCGCTTCTACCTCGAACAAGGAGGTCTTTGCTGAACAGATCCGGGTTAAGGGCAGAGCCTATACTGTCAGCATCATCGGCACGGCCTCGGACTATACGGACGGACAAGTCACTCCGGCGATGGTTACCTTCCTGATTCTGATCACGCTGGGGATCATCTCTGCGGTATTTATAACGAATCAATTTCTTACCCGGTTTGTATTCAAGCGGATCAAGCAGCCTCTGGATACGCTGGCAGACGGGGTTCATCAGATCCGGGACGGCAATCTGGATGTTAGAATCCACTACGGGAACAAGGACGAATTCGCTCCTGTCTGTGAGGATTTCAATGACATGGCTATCCGTCTCAAGGAATCCCAGCGCCTGATCCAGAGGCAGGAGGAGAGCCGCAAGGAGCTGCTTGCCGGGATATCGCATGACCTCCGTTCCCCGTTGACCTCTGTCCGTGCGTATTCGGAAGGACTGCTGGATGGGGTGGCCACGACCCCTGAATCCCAGAAGAAATATATCACCATGATCAAGACCAAAGCAGAGGATATTGACCGGATGGTCGGCAAAATTTTTCTTTTCTCCAAAATGGATCTGGGCGATTATCCCTATGAACCAGAGGTGCTGGAGGTCAATCAGGAGCTCCTCTCCTTAATCAAGGTCACTGCCGAAGAATACAGGGAGAAGGGGCTGGATGTAGCCATTGCTGCACTGGCTGCAGATGTGTATATTTACGCCGATCCGGCACAGCTCAGCAGCATCGTGTTCAACATTCTGGAGAATAGCTGGAAATACAAGCTCGAGGAGCGTGTCCAGGTATCCATCCGTACCGAAGTACAAGGAAGCGATGTGTTCATCTATCTGGAGGATAACGGACCCGGGGTGCCGGAAAATGCCCTGGATAAGCTGTTTGATGTGTTCTACCGCAGCGATCCTTCGCGCAATAACCCGACTAAGGGCAGCGGCTTGGGGCTGGCAATCACAGCCAAAGCCGTCAGCCGGATGGGCGGAAGTATTCAGGCGCAGCCCTCCCCCGCAGGGGGCCTGTGCATCATTATCACACTGCCAGTGCTGGATAAAGGGGACTTGCTATGA
- a CDS encoding CPBP family intramembrane glutamic endopeptidase produces the protein MLLLKLCAIAVLLSFSYRIIERILGLVARAQVRYTIYYWGAALIAGSVLWSDSYTFGMPHQVMRVLPLFLIILLVNLILSRSSGYNPVGTYNTVNFVLCFPIFEEIAFRGLVLPILAQHPSLGQLHATGIIDVSGAILLTAFLFAVSHLQYYRLNRESIRFMLFALSGGIFFGLFAQVTESLVLTIPLHIAFNGSAVWYQKKSHSSSTEPAPLP, from the coding sequence ATGCTATTACTGAAGTTATGCGCTATCGCTGTACTGCTGTCTTTTTCCTACCGGATCATCGAGCGGATTCTCGGGCTGGTCGCCAGGGCACAGGTGCGGTATACAATCTATTATTGGGGAGCCGCGTTGATTGCTGGAAGCGTTCTCTGGAGTGACAGTTATACGTTTGGCATGCCGCATCAGGTGATGAGAGTGCTTCCGCTGTTCCTTATCATACTGCTTGTGAACCTGATCCTCTCCCGATCCTCCGGCTATAATCCAGTGGGCACCTATAATACGGTCAACTTCGTGCTGTGCTTCCCGATTTTTGAAGAGATTGCCTTCCGGGGGCTGGTTCTGCCCATTCTCGCCCAGCATCCGTCGCTTGGACAGCTCCATGCCACGGGAATCATCGATGTCAGCGGCGCTATTCTCCTTACTGCGTTCCTGTTCGCCGTGTCCCATTTGCAGTATTACCGGCTGAACCGCGAGAGTATCCGGTTTATGCTGTTCGCGCTGAGCGGAGGGATCTTCTTCGGGCTGTTCGCGCAGGTTACAGAGTCACTGGTGCTGACCATTCCGCTGCATATTGCTTTTAACGGATCAGCCGTCTGGTATCAAAAAAAGAGCCACAGCTCCTCTACAGAGCCAGCGCCTCTTCCGTAA
- the sigK gene encoding RNA polymerase sporulation sigma factor SigK, with protein MPGIISTIALLIKELTLLVSYVRNNAFPQPLSEQDESKYLGMMAEGDAKARNLLIEHNLRLVAHIVKKFDNTGEDMEDLISIGTIGLIKAIESYRPNKGTKLATFAARCIENEILMHLRSLKKTRKDVSLHDPIGTDKEGNEITLIDILGSEADDVIKEVDLKIEKSKIYRNLDILDDREKEVVVGRFGLDTGGEERTQREIAKELGISRSYVSRIEKRALMKLYHEFYKVKR; from the coding sequence TTGCCTGGAATCATAAGCACGATTGCGCTGCTGATCAAAGAACTGACGCTGCTGGTATCTTACGTAAGGAACAACGCTTTTCCCCAGCCTCTATCGGAGCAGGACGAGAGCAAATACTTAGGCATGATGGCCGAGGGAGACGCCAAGGCACGGAACCTGCTGATCGAGCATAACCTGCGGCTGGTTGCCCATATAGTGAAGAAATTCGACAACACCGGTGAAGACATGGAGGACCTGATCTCCATCGGCACCATCGGGCTGATCAAGGCCATCGAGAGCTACCGCCCGAACAAAGGCACGAAGCTGGCTACTTTTGCCGCCCGTTGTATCGAGAATGAAATCCTGATGCACTTACGCTCGCTGAAAAAAACCCGCAAGGACGTATCCCTCCACGATCCGATCGGAACGGATAAGGAAGGCAACGAGATCACCCTGATCGATATCCTAGGCTCGGAAGCGGACGATGTGATTAAAGAGGTGGATCTGAAGATTGAGAAGAGCAAGATCTATCGTAACCTCGACATTCTGGATGACCGCGAAAAGGAAGTTGTGGTAGGCCGCTTCGGACTGGACACTGGCGGGGAAGAGCGGACGCAGCGGGAGATTGCGAAGGAGCTGGGAATCTCGCGGAGTTATGTGTCGCGGATTGAGAAGAGGGCACTGATGAAGCTGTATCATGAGTTTTATAAGGTGAAGCGGTAA
- a CDS encoding PspA/IM30 family protein has product MSIFQRITTLTKAAIHEGLNKLEDPILLTGQYLRDLEDKIANAEGKQRELKAAASVLERRIYEYKVLAERSEAEAVQFMSEGNEPAARLAVMAKLRYTESEQECTAGLKETQAALASLEEQLASVKEEQKRLKAKRAELAERARKATEIKQAAQAYSTASPAGYPGQVLNNGTASRGFERMEDKIAMQEAMAEQAGLAAAAHDSSMNSAVDAELERLRNRK; this is encoded by the coding sequence ATGAGCATATTCCAAAGAATCACAACACTAACCAAGGCTGCTATTCATGAAGGACTGAACAAACTGGAAGATCCAATCCTGCTAACTGGTCAATACCTGCGGGATCTGGAGGATAAGATCGCTAATGCCGAAGGCAAACAGCGTGAACTCAAGGCAGCAGCCAGTGTGCTGGAGCGCCGGATCTACGAATACAAGGTGCTCGCAGAGCGCAGTGAAGCGGAAGCAGTCCAGTTCATGAGCGAGGGCAATGAACCTGCTGCCCGCCTGGCGGTAATGGCTAAGCTCCGCTACACGGAGAGCGAACAGGAATGCACTGCCGGACTGAAGGAGACTCAGGCTGCGCTGGCTTCCCTTGAAGAACAGCTGGCCAGTGTTAAGGAAGAACAGAAACGCCTCAAAGCCAAAAGAGCTGAGCTGGCTGAACGTGCCCGCAAAGCTACGGAGATCAAGCAAGCAGCCCAGGCTTACAGCACCGCTTCTCCGGCAGGCTATCCCGGGCAGGTGCTGAACAATGGCACAGCCTCACGCGGATTCGAACGGATGGAAGACAAGATCGCCATGCAGGAAGCCATGGCCGAGCAAGCCGGACTGGCCGCAGCCGCTCATGACTCTTCCATGAACAGCGCGGTGGACGCCGAGCTGGAACGCCTCCGTAACCGGAAGTAA
- a CDS encoding PspC domain-containing protein → MTKKLTRSLTDKKLTGLCGGLARYLNVDATLVRLLVVVATFFSFGTVIFLYIIGSLIIPQESYGGFDDSFNY, encoded by the coding sequence ATGACAAAAAAATTAACCCGTTCCTTAACAGACAAGAAGCTCACCGGTTTATGCGGAGGACTGGCACGCTATTTGAACGTTGATGCGACCCTCGTAAGATTGCTTGTTGTTGTCGCTACGTTTTTCAGCTTCGGTACTGTTATTTTTCTCTATATCATCGGCAGTCTTATTATCCCTCAAGAATCCTACGGCGGATTCGATGACAGCTTCAACTACTAA
- a CDS encoding LLM class flavin-dependent oxidoreductase, producing the protein MTKSRQVKLGALLHGVGGSTSMWRHPDAKPDASVNFELYKEWVRKAEEGKLDLIFIADGLFINEKSIPHFLNRFEPLTILSALAAVSSRIGLVGTLSTSYSEPFTVARQFGSLDVISSGRAGWNVVTSPLEGSALNYSKKEHPDHGKRYRIAAEYLEVARGLWDSWEDDAFVRNKETGVFFDKNKLHTLDHQGEFFSVKGPLNIARSKQGQPVIFQAGSSEVGKDYASTVADAIFTGHDTLESAQAFYKDVKSRVASFGRNPDEVLIFPGVAPILGATPEEAERKYQEVAGLVTIENALNYLGRFFEHHDFSQYPLDEPFPDLGDLGRNSFQSGTDKIKKDAREQGLTLRQVALQSATPRSSFIGTPEQVADQLQAWFEGGAADGFMLAAAVPNGLEEFVDQVVPILQERGLFRTEYESDTLRGNLGLPVPQNRYTQTSEPAGQV; encoded by the coding sequence ATGACGAAATCAAGACAGGTGAAGCTGGGTGCCCTATTGCACGGAGTGGGAGGAAGCACCTCCATGTGGCGCCATCCCGATGCGAAGCCCGATGCCAGTGTGAACTTTGAGTTATACAAGGAGTGGGTACGCAAGGCAGAAGAAGGCAAGCTGGACCTGATCTTCATTGCCGACGGCCTGTTCATCAATGAAAAGTCCATTCCTCATTTCCTGAACCGCTTCGAGCCATTGACCATTCTTAGTGCATTGGCGGCGGTCAGCAGCCGGATTGGTCTGGTCGGTACCTTATCAACCTCCTACAGCGAACCGTTCACGGTAGCCCGGCAATTCGGCTCCCTGGATGTGATCAGCAGCGGACGGGCTGGCTGGAATGTGGTGACTTCGCCGCTCGAAGGCTCTGCACTGAATTACAGCAAGAAGGAGCATCCTGATCATGGCAAGCGGTACCGGATTGCTGCCGAATATCTGGAGGTGGCACGCGGGCTGTGGGATTCCTGGGAGGATGATGCTTTTGTGCGGAACAAGGAGACAGGCGTCTTCTTTGATAAAAATAAGCTGCACACGCTCGATCACCAGGGTGAATTCTTCTCGGTGAAGGGACCGCTCAATATCGCCCGCTCGAAGCAGGGACAGCCGGTGATTTTCCAGGCAGGCTCCTCGGAGGTTGGCAAGGATTATGCCTCAACCGTGGCAGACGCCATCTTCACCGGCCATGATACCCTGGAATCAGCGCAGGCATTCTATAAGGATGTGAAAAGCCGGGTGGCCTCATTCGGCCGCAATCCCGATGAAGTGCTGATCTTCCCGGGAGTAGCACCAATTCTGGGGGCTACCCCGGAGGAGGCGGAGCGCAAATATCAGGAGGTGGCCGGACTGGTAACGATCGAGAATGCGCTGAACTATTTGGGCCGATTCTTCGAGCATCATGACTTCTCACAGTATCCGCTGGATGAGCCGTTCCCGGATCTGGGCGATCTTGGCCGGAACAGCTTCCAGAGTGGAACGGACAAGATTAAAAAGGACGCCAGAGAGCAGGGCTTAACCCTGCGTCAGGTTGCCTTGCAGTCGGCTACACCGCGCAGCAGCTTCATCGGTACGCCGGAACAGGTCGCAGATCAGCTGCAGGCCTGGTTCGAGGGCGGGGCAGCCGACGGCTTCATGCTGGCCGCTGCTGTACCGAACGGACTGGAGGAATTCGTGGATCAGGTAGTTCCGATTCTGCAGGAGCGCGGACTCTTCCGTACCGAATACGAGAGCGATACGCTGCGGGGAAATCTTGGCTTGCCGGTTCCGCAGAACCGTTATACCCAGACTTCTGAACCGGCCGGGCAGGTGTAA